A genomic stretch from Telopea speciosissima isolate NSW1024214 ecotype Mountain lineage chromosome 7, Tspe_v1, whole genome shotgun sequence includes:
- the LOC122666890 gene encoding pentatricopeptide repeat-containing protein At2g13600-like: MVFPFSNVSKILARTKTVKQKQCLRERSFDETVKFWTKMITDYGRAGEPQNAMKVFREMPRRNQVSWNAMLTVLLEANQVEEARRLFGEMHQRNSVSYTLMLAGLSSSGFVSEARELFDSMPISQHNVFSWTSMISCYSQNRYPLCALELFSSIYGDFFSLKIIPNSYTFTILVKSCLDLEALTTAMQIHAFIVKLLDNNVESVFVQNSLIDLYSKLGSLADAEKIFRLLKWKHLSSWNIMMAAYAHHLLIDKAFGIFSSMGEKGTLSWNIMISGFSDIGCSAKALEFFLQLMRSQRPQTEPNPSTYTIILTVCATYCMLEMGRQIHTCTIKRGLHGSNAYAGNSLINMYARCGMVKDSEQVFGEMPNRDVISWNSMILGLGQNGYCRKALEVGESALELHIYNQNTFIGLLQSCSYGGLVDEGLEYFSSMSTKYCIEPTLDHYICAIDMLARAGRVVEAHNFLLKMPFAPNAIVWEALLSGCMLHGNEEVGAIAAQQLRSLEPCNVASYVILANIYRKTGRLEESTWLFSLMNKIGLKKELGCSWIV, encoded by the coding sequence ATGGTATTTCCATTCTCTAATGTGTCGAAGATTTTGGCGCGAACGAAAACCGTTAAACAGAAACAGTGCTTGCGGGAGAGGTCTTTCGATGAGACCGTTAAATTTTGGACGAAGATGATAACAGATTACGGTAGGGCGGGGGAACCACAGAACGCAATGAAAGTGTTCAGAGAGATGCCTCGCAGGAATCAAGTTTCATGGAATGCAATGTTGACAGTTCTTTTGGAAGCCAATCAGGTAGAAGAAGCCCGCCGCTTATTTGGTGAAATGCACCAGAGAAATTCAGTGTCTTACACATTGATGTTGGCAGGCTTGTCCAGTTCTGGTTTTGTCTCTGAAGCCCGTGAGTTGTTCGATTCTATGCCTATTTCTCAACATAATGTTTTCTCATGGACATCCATGATTTCTTGTTACTCTCAGAATCGTTATCCGTTGTGTGCTTTAGAGCTTTTCTCAAGTATTTATGGTGATTTCTTCTCCCTAAAGATAATACCCAATTCGTACACATTTACTATTCTTGTGAAATCCTGTTTGGACTTGGAAGCACTCACAACAGCAATGCAGATCCATGCTTTCATAGTAAAACTGTTAGATAACAATGTAGAATCTGTTTTTGTTCAAAATTCCTTGATTGATTTGTACTCCAAGCTAGGAAGCTTAGCTGATGCAGAGAAGATTTTCAGGTTGTTAAAGTGGAAACATTTGAGTTCATGGAACATTATGATGGCAGCTTATGCCCATCACCTCCTGATTGATAAAGCTTTTGGAATTTTCAGTTCGATGGGAGAAAAAGGTACTCTTTCATGGAACATTATGATATCAGGGTTTTCAGACATTGGTTGTTCTGCCAAAGCTTTAGAATTCTTTCTTCAGTTAATGAGGTCACAGCGGCCACAGACAGAGCCTAATCCATCTACTTACACAATCATTCTGACTGTTTGTGCTACCTACTGCATGCTTGAAATGGGAAGACAGATTCATACTTGCACCATTAAACGTGGTCTCCATGGGAGTAATGCCTATGCAGGCAATTCACTGATCAATATGTATGCAAGATGTGGAATGGTCAAAGATTCAGAACAAGTTTTTGGTGAGATGCCTAATAGAGATGTCATTTCTTGGAATTCAATGATACTAGGACTTGGGCAGAATGGGTATTGCAGAAAAGCACTGGAGGTTGGAGAAAGTGCACTAGAACTCCACATCTATAACCAAAATACCTTCATTGGGTTGCTACAAAGTTGTAGCTATGGGGGATTAGTTGATGAAGGGTTGGAATACTTTAGCTCCATGAGTACAAAATACTGCATTGAACCAACCTTGGATCATTATATATGTGCTATTGATATGCTTGCAAGAGCTGGTAGGGTAGTTGAGGCACATAATTTCTTGCTTAAGATGCCATTTGCACCAAATGCCATTGTTTGGGAAGCTCTTCTCAGTGGATGCATGCTTCATGGGAATGAGGAGGTAGGTGCAATAGCTGCTCAACAGCTTCGGAGTTTGGAGCCCTGTAATGTTGCTAGCTATGTGATATTAGCAAATATATACAGAAAAACAGGAAGACTGGAAGAATCGACTTGGCTATTCAGTTTGATGAATAAAATTGGTTTGAAGAAGGAATTGGGTTGTAGTTGGATTGTTTAG
- the LOC122667420 gene encoding putative L-type lectin-domain containing receptor kinase V.1, with protein sequence MALDSFSYPLKNTRVLFLTGFSSFTGLLSAVHNVVQSRFRIGQRAEDLDLAEFPTPVKPKIRMVLQCKLFGFSLSSFVSDLRCISGSLKAKAWDKGFEEWKIKGFEYSKLYMEHKGVRRPKPYWKRRVWECLQPSRESQKALVQQTKEYTQGNKILTGVAESLLYLHEECNQRVVHRDVKASNAPTDADLNAKLGEFSLSRIYDHDINPQTIHIGGTLGYLAHELTKTEEATTSTDVYNYDALMIGVVCRRRPIVAPQKNAQELAL encoded by the exons ATGGCTTTGGATTCATTCTCTTATCCACTAAAGAACACAAGAGTGCTCTTTTTAACTG GATTCTCTTCTTTCACTGGTCTATTATCAGCTGTGCATAATGTGGTACAATCGCGCTTCAGGATTGGTCAGAGAGCTGAGGATTTAGATCTTGCAGAGTTCCCAACTCCAGTGAAACCCAAAATAAGAATGGTTTTGCAGTGCAAGCTGTTTGGCTTCAGTCTCTCTAGTTTTGTTAGTGATCTCAGGTGCATCTCAGGCAGTCTGAAGGCTAAAGCATGGGACAAGggatttgaagaatggaaaatCAAGGGATTCGAATATTCCAAGCTCTACATGGAGCATAAGGGAGTTCGGAGACCGAAACCTTATTGGAAGAGGAGGGTTTGGGAATGTCTACAA CCTTCAAGGGAGTCCCAAAAAGCTCTTGTTCAGCAAACCAAAGAGTACACACAAGGAAACAAGATCTTGACTGGAGTTGCAGAGTCCTTGTTATATCTCCATGAAGAATGCAACCAAAGGGTGGTCCACAGGGACGTGAAGGCAAGCAATGCCCCAACAGATGCAGACCTAAATGCCAAGCTTGGAGAATTTTCCCTATCCAGAATATATGACcatgacatcaatcctcaaacAATCCATATTGGAGGGACACTTGGCTACCTTGCTCATGAGCTCACTAAGACTGAGGAAGCCACAACAAGCACAGATGTGTATAATTATGATGCTCTTATGATAGGGGTGGTTTGTCGTAGGAGGCCAATTGTTGCGCCGCAGAAGAATGCACAGGAATTGGCATTGTAG